A stretch of Dyella sp. BiH032 DNA encodes these proteins:
- a CDS encoding phage late control D family protein, producing MTAGTPIPRWRVTLDGRDLTGTLRPRLIGLSVTSCRRETADQLDIRLTDHDGQLAIPPRGATLHVWLGWDSTGLVDMGTFTVDEVEHSGTPDELTLVARSAHLKSSLRGQREQSWHDTTVAAIVDELAGRNNLTPRCHPSLRDQAVDHIDQTSESDINFLTRLGLRYDAVATIKAGALIFAPIGQGTTAGGKPIPAATIGRASGDRHRWHAAERGAYSGVRGRYEDKGRGHTGDVLVGNDDGQGVKVLRTIYASKSNAMRAARSEYRRLQRGVSSFEITLARGRPELYPETHVSVRGFKPDIDVTDWLIKSAKHHVNESGLTTELELETKPLHVDKAPEKSE from the coding sequence GTGACGGCCGGCACCCCGATTCCGCGCTGGCGTGTCACCCTGGATGGGCGCGACCTCACCGGCACACTGCGGCCTCGCCTGATCGGACTCAGTGTCACTAGCTGCCGGCGCGAAACCGCCGACCAGCTGGATATCCGCCTTACCGATCACGATGGGCAGCTCGCCATCCCGCCGCGGGGCGCGACGCTGCACGTGTGGCTCGGTTGGGACAGCACCGGCCTGGTGGACATGGGGACATTTACCGTCGACGAAGTGGAACATTCCGGTACGCCGGATGAATTGACCCTTGTCGCGCGCAGCGCGCACCTGAAGAGCAGCCTGCGCGGGCAGCGCGAGCAAAGCTGGCATGACACGACGGTGGCCGCCATCGTTGACGAACTGGCAGGCCGCAACAACCTGACGCCGCGCTGCCACCCGTCGCTTCGCGATCAAGCCGTCGACCATATCGACCAGACCAGCGAGAGCGACATCAACTTCCTGACGCGCCTTGGCCTGCGCTACGACGCGGTGGCGACCATCAAAGCCGGCGCGCTCATCTTCGCGCCGATCGGCCAAGGCACCACGGCGGGCGGCAAACCCATCCCGGCCGCCACCATCGGGCGCGCGTCCGGCGATCGCCACCGCTGGCATGCGGCGGAGCGCGGTGCGTACAGCGGCGTGCGCGGACGCTACGAGGACAAGGGGCGTGGGCACACCGGCGACGTGCTCGTGGGCAATGACGATGGCCAGGGCGTGAAAGTGCTGCGCACCATTTACGCGAGCAAGTCGAACGCCATGCGGGCGGCGCGCAGCGAGTATCGGCGACTGCAGCGCGGCGTATCCTCCTTCGAAATCACGCTCGCCCGCGGACGGCCCGAGCTGTACCCGGAAACGCACGTTTCCGTGCGCGGTTTCAAGCCGGACATCGATGTGACGGACTGGCTAATCAAGAGCGCCAAGCACCACGTCAACGAGTCGGGACTTACCACGGAGCTCGAGCTGGAAACGAAGCCGCTGCACGTGGACAAGGCGCCGGAGAAGAGCGAGTAG
- a CDS encoding phage tail protein → MLMALGQFVFEIPNLTYHELQRSTAWRHASNSRVGAREATQYIGQGEDSFTLTGTLAPEVAGRADSLQTLRAMGDAGLAYAMVSGTGRVMGAWIITSLQEGGSAFTQDGLARRTDFTLQLKRVDDEQVDATGDPSAERMATIDNGSRMGNVA, encoded by the coding sequence ATGCTCATGGCTCTTGGACAGTTCGTTTTCGAGATTCCTAACCTGACGTACCACGAGCTGCAGCGTTCGACCGCCTGGCGGCATGCGTCGAACAGCCGCGTCGGGGCACGTGAAGCCACGCAGTACATCGGACAGGGCGAAGACTCATTCACCCTCACCGGCACGCTCGCGCCCGAAGTGGCTGGCCGCGCCGACAGCTTGCAAACGCTGCGGGCGATGGGCGACGCCGGCCTCGCCTACGCGATGGTTTCCGGCACTGGCCGTGTGATGGGCGCTTGGATCATCACCAGCCTGCAGGAGGGCGGCTCCGCCTTCACGCAAGACGGGCTGGCCCGGCGCACCGACTTCACCCTGCAGCTGAAGCGCGTCGACGATGAACAGGTCGACGCGACCGGTGATCCAAGCGCAGAGCGGATGGCGACGATCGACAATGGAAGTCGCATGGGGAATGTCGCGTGA
- a CDS encoding GpE family phage tail protein, giving the protein MADIAVVFHWPPAAMLDMTLLELVEWRERARQRNGAE; this is encoded by the coding sequence ATGGCCGACATCGCGGTCGTGTTCCACTGGCCACCTGCCGCGATGTTGGACATGACCCTGCTTGAACTTGTCGAGTGGCGCGAGCGCGCCCGCCAACGCAACGGAGCGGAGTAA
- a CDS encoding phage tail assembly protein, which yields MSENTNPTTSPDNGATITLETPIQRGDQSITQILLRRPMAGELRGVSLSELSQLDVGAIIKVAPRISIPTLTSADMNSMGPADLMQIGAEILGFLLPKGVKASLEQ from the coding sequence ATGAGCGAGAATACCAATCCCACCACCTCGCCCGACAACGGCGCCACGATCACGCTGGAGACCCCCATTCAGCGCGGCGACCAGTCGATCACGCAGATCCTGCTGCGCCGCCCGATGGCCGGCGAACTCCGCGGCGTGAGCCTGTCGGAGCTTTCCCAGCTCGATGTGGGCGCGATCATCAAGGTCGCACCTCGTATTTCGATCCCCACGCTCACGTCCGCAGACATGAACAGTATGGGACCGGCGGACCTGATGCAGATCGGTGCCGAGATCCTCGGTTTTTTGTTGCCGAAGGGTGTGAAAGCGTCCCTCGAACAGTAG
- a CDS encoding phage major tail tube protein — protein MALPRKLKNFNVFNDGNNYVGLVASITLPKLSRKMEEWRGGGMDGPVEIDLGQEVIHLEWTGGGLLDSALSQYGITSASGILVRFAGAYQHDDDGGVDAVEVVVRGRHKEIEFGDSKTGENTEHKYTTTCSYYKLSINGVTKIEIDLLNFVFIVDGKDRLAEQRRAIGL, from the coding sequence ATGGCGCTCCCGCGCAAGCTCAAGAATTTCAATGTGTTCAACGACGGCAACAACTACGTCGGCCTGGTGGCTTCGATCACCCTGCCGAAGCTCTCCCGCAAGATGGAAGAGTGGCGCGGCGGCGGCATGGATGGTCCCGTCGAAATCGACCTGGGGCAGGAAGTCATCCACCTGGAGTGGACCGGCGGCGGCCTACTGGATTCGGCCTTGTCGCAGTACGGCATCACCTCCGCGTCCGGCATTCTCGTGCGTTTCGCCGGTGCGTATCAGCACGACGACGATGGTGGCGTCGATGCTGTCGAGGTGGTGGTTCGTGGCCGCCACAAGGAGATCGAGTTCGGCGACTCCAAGACCGGCGAGAACACCGAGCACAAGTACACGACCACCTGCAGTTACTACAAGCTCTCGATCAACGGCGTCACGAAGATCGAGATCGATCTGCTCAACTTCGTGTTCATCGTCGACGGCAAGGACCGCCTGGCCGAGCAGCGCCGCGCGATCGGCCTGTAA
- a CDS encoding phage tail sheath protein, protein MATDYHHGVRVLEVTDGGRTFTTVSTAVIGLLATGEDADQATFPLNTPVLVTDVAAALGKAGTAAGGTLSTSLNAIAQQTKPIVVVVRVAKGVDEAATATNVIGGTDANGRLTGAQALLAAQSRLGVKPRIIGAPGLDTQAVAVALATIAQKLRGMAYVHAHGATSVAEATAYRATFSQREVMLLWPNFMAWDNATSKTVEVPAVAYALGLRAAIDEAQGWQKTLSNVGVNGVTGISIDVSWDLQDPSTDAGLLNAAGVTTLVNSQGFRFWGDRTCSDEPKFVFESATRTAQVLADTIAEGHMWAVDKPMYPSLVKDILEGINAKFRELKSGGYIIDANAWYQESANDPASLAGGKLVIDYEYTPVPPLENLQLRQRITDRFLSDFAAAINA, encoded by the coding sequence ATGGCTACCGATTACCACCACGGCGTACGCGTCCTCGAAGTCACGGACGGCGGCCGCACCTTCACCACCGTCTCGACCGCCGTCATCGGCCTCTTGGCCACCGGGGAGGACGCAGACCAGGCGACGTTCCCGCTCAACACGCCGGTCCTGGTGACCGATGTCGCTGCGGCCCTCGGCAAGGCCGGTACGGCCGCCGGCGGCACGCTGTCGACCTCGCTGAACGCGATCGCGCAGCAGACCAAGCCGATCGTGGTGGTCGTGCGCGTCGCCAAGGGCGTCGACGAAGCAGCCACCGCCACCAACGTGATCGGCGGCACGGATGCCAACGGGCGCCTCACGGGCGCGCAGGCACTTCTGGCGGCGCAGAGCCGCCTGGGCGTGAAGCCGCGCATCATCGGCGCGCCCGGGCTCGACACGCAGGCGGTCGCCGTCGCCCTGGCGACGATCGCGCAGAAGCTGCGCGGCATGGCCTATGTACACGCGCATGGCGCGACCAGCGTGGCGGAGGCGACCGCCTATCGGGCCACCTTCAGCCAGCGCGAGGTGATGCTTCTGTGGCCGAACTTCATGGCCTGGGATAACGCGACCAGCAAGACGGTGGAAGTGCCGGCGGTCGCCTATGCACTCGGCTTGCGCGCGGCCATCGACGAAGCGCAGGGCTGGCAGAAGACGCTCTCGAACGTCGGTGTCAATGGCGTCACGGGCATCAGCATCGACGTGAGCTGGGATCTTCAGGACCCATCGACGGATGCCGGGCTGCTGAACGCCGCGGGCGTCACCACGCTGGTCAACAGCCAGGGCTTCCGGTTCTGGGGTGATCGCACCTGCTCGGACGAGCCCAAGTTCGTTTTCGAGTCGGCCACGCGCACGGCTCAGGTGCTGGCCGACACGATCGCCGAAGGCCATATGTGGGCGGTGGACAAGCCCATGTACCCGAGCTTGGTCAAGGACATCCTCGAGGGCATCAACGCCAAGTTCCGCGAACTCAAAAGCGGCGGCTACATCATCGACGCCAATGCCTGGTACCAGGAATCGGCGAACGATCCGGCGAGCCTCGCGGGCGGCAAGCTCGTGATCGACTACGAGTACACGCCGGTGCCGCCGCTGGAGAACCTGCAGCTGCGTCAGCGCATCACGGATCGCTTCCTGTCCGATTTCGCCGCAGCGATCAACGCCTGA
- a CDS encoding GPW/gp25 family protein, whose protein sequence is MRGMDANTGKPIEGLAHLAQSVGDILGTPLGSRVMRRDYGSLLPRLIDQPLTGNTRLRVFAAIATALMRWEPRLRLTSVDIDLGDVPGQLIVTIQGTRSDSASSAATAFTVPLQLRA, encoded by the coding sequence ATGCGCGGGATGGATGCCAACACCGGCAAGCCCATCGAGGGACTCGCTCACCTCGCGCAGAGCGTCGGCGACATCCTCGGCACGCCGCTTGGCTCGCGCGTTATGCGGCGGGACTACGGCTCGCTCTTGCCGCGGCTGATCGACCAACCGCTCACCGGAAACACGCGCCTTCGCGTGTTCGCGGCGATCGCCACCGCGCTCATGCGCTGGGAGCCGCGGCTACGGCTGACCAGCGTCGACATCGACCTCGGCGATGTGCCTGGTCAACTGATCGTGACCATTCAGGGCACGCGCAGCGACAGCGCCTCGAGCGCCGCCACCGCCTTCACCGTTCCCCTGCAACTGCGCGCGTAG
- a CDS encoding phage baseplate assembly protein V: MSDLPRLIENLLRCGVIDSVDHAAAKCRVRVGGLLTPPVPWIEGRAGLARTWWAPSVGEQVMLLCPGGDPARGVALRGLYTDVAGRPDGFSDSAHGAVYDDGAVVVYDPEAHLLRATLPDGARVKIAAPGGIEVTGDTKIIGKLHVTEDVTVDAKVTASVDVVSNGVSLVKHPHKNVQPGPGLSGEPVAS, from the coding sequence ATGTCCGACCTGCCGCGCCTGATAGAGAACCTCCTTCGGTGCGGCGTGATCGATTCCGTCGATCACGCCGCAGCGAAGTGCCGTGTGCGCGTGGGTGGACTCCTTACGCCCCCCGTGCCGTGGATCGAGGGCCGAGCCGGCTTAGCGCGCACGTGGTGGGCACCTTCTGTCGGCGAGCAAGTGATGCTGCTGTGCCCGGGCGGCGATCCCGCACGTGGCGTGGCCCTGCGTGGGCTCTACACGGATGTGGCCGGGCGGCCTGACGGGTTCAGCGATTCCGCCCACGGCGCGGTATACGACGACGGCGCGGTGGTGGTGTACGACCCCGAAGCCCATCTCTTGCGCGCCACCTTACCGGACGGCGCCAGGGTGAAGATCGCCGCTCCTGGCGGGATCGAGGTCACTGGCGACACGAAGATCATCGGCAAACTGCACGTGACGGAAGACGTGACCGTCGATGCAAAGGTGACCGCCAGCGTCGACGTGGTTTCCAACGGCGTCAGCCTGGTCAAACATCCGCACAAGAACGTCCAACCCGGACCTGGCCTATCCGGCGAGCCGGTGGCGAGCTGA
- a CDS encoding phage tail protein I, whose translation MNSLLPPNARPGERAIEAATARVGDVPTPLRDLWNPWTCPENLLPWLAWALSIDAWKSYWPIEVKRARVAAAIEIQRHKGTVKSVRDVIASFGGAVELTEWWQTTPPGKPHTFDMLLTLSGRGGDTASAQFVDDVIAEVERTKPVRSHFTFTQGVSFYAGVGVVAVARACTYARLTLTVDAAA comes from the coding sequence ATGAATAGCCTCCTGCCTCCCAACGCCCGGCCGGGCGAGCGCGCCATCGAGGCGGCCACGGCCCGCGTTGGCGACGTACCCACGCCGCTGCGCGATCTGTGGAATCCGTGGACGTGCCCGGAAAACCTCCTTCCCTGGCTTGCCTGGGCGCTCAGCATCGACGCCTGGAAAAGCTATTGGCCGATTGAAGTGAAGCGCGCACGCGTGGCGGCCGCCATCGAGATTCAACGGCACAAGGGCACCGTCAAGAGCGTTCGCGATGTGATCGCGTCCTTCGGCGGCGCGGTGGAGCTTACGGAGTGGTGGCAGACCACGCCCCCGGGCAAGCCGCACACCTTCGACATGTTGCTCACCCTTTCCGGTCGCGGCGGGGACACCGCGTCCGCGCAGTTCGTGGACGACGTGATCGCCGAGGTCGAGCGCACCAAGCCTGTCCGCAGCCATTTCACCTTTACCCAGGGCGTGTCGTTCTACGCCGGCGTCGGCGTTGTCGCCGTCGCCCGCGCCTGCACCTACGCCCGACTCACCCTTACCGTGGATGCCGCCGCATGA
- a CDS encoding baseplate J/gp47 family protein: MPGYTAVDLSRLPAPSVIEALSFEQIFAEMLADLQSRSADNAFTALVESDPVYKVLQIVAYRELILRQRVNSAARAVMLAYAEKSDLDNLGALLGVTRMQLDPGDPEHSIPPTMESDPDYRRRITLAPEGYSVAGPEGAYIFHALSAAPGVLDASATSPDPDDIKALVYAVLAAHGASAELVAAMQSVLDAAKWPGDVTVTVLSRDADGTPSQALLDTVAAAVSADNTRPMTDHVTIQGATIIPYKVTAKIYTYAGPDSSVVIAASRKRLDDYREESHRLGRDVTLSGIYAALHSDGVQRVELTEPLGNIVVDRNQAAYCPDSDVTILPGGVDE; the protein is encoded by the coding sequence ATGCCCGGTTACACCGCCGTCGATCTGTCCCGCCTTCCCGCGCCCAGCGTGATCGAGGCGCTGAGCTTCGAGCAAATCTTCGCCGAGATGCTCGCTGACCTGCAGAGCCGCAGCGCCGACAACGCCTTTACCGCTCTGGTCGAGTCGGACCCCGTCTACAAGGTGCTGCAGATTGTCGCCTATCGCGAGCTGATCCTTCGGCAGCGGGTAAATAGCGCGGCGCGCGCCGTGATGTTGGCGTACGCCGAGAAGTCGGACCTCGACAATCTCGGCGCACTGCTCGGTGTCACGCGCATGCAGCTCGATCCGGGTGATCCGGAGCATTCCATACCGCCAACGATGGAAAGCGATCCGGATTACCGTCGGCGCATCACCCTCGCGCCCGAAGGCTACTCGGTCGCCGGTCCCGAAGGCGCCTATATCTTCCACGCGCTGTCCGCGGCGCCGGGCGTGCTGGACGCCAGCGCGACCAGTCCAGACCCCGACGACATCAAGGCGCTCGTCTATGCCGTTCTGGCGGCCCACGGCGCGAGCGCCGAGCTGGTCGCCGCCATGCAGTCCGTCCTGGACGCAGCGAAGTGGCCGGGCGACGTGACCGTCACCGTGCTCTCCCGTGATGCCGATGGCACGCCCTCGCAGGCACTGCTCGACACGGTCGCCGCCGCCGTCAGCGCGGACAACACGCGGCCCATGACCGATCACGTGACGATCCAGGGCGCGACGATCATCCCCTACAAGGTAACGGCCAAGATCTATACCTACGCCGGTCCGGACAGCAGCGTCGTGATTGCGGCCTCGCGCAAGCGCCTGGACGACTACCGTGAAGAATCGCACCGCCTCGGCCGCGACGTGACGCTTAGCGGCATCTACGCCGCCTTGCACAGTGACGGCGTGCAGCGCGTCGAGCTGACGGAGCCGCTGGGCAACATTGTCGTCGACCGCAACCAGGCGGCGTACTGCCCGGACAGCGACGTCACCATTCTTCCGGGGGGTGTCGATGAATAG
- a CDS encoding site-specific DNA-methyltransferase, producing MTTRHTTALPYVIHRGDALRILRELPDAAVDAVITDPPYCSGAQTMAGRARPTGDKYINKSTQTQFPDFEGDFRDQRGFLAWASLWLSECHRVTRPGGHLLAFIDWRMLPTMTDAVQVAGWVWQGIVVWDKTNGCRPQRGRFRSQSEYVVWASRGAIDTATHPVVLPGVIPVHPSRGGKHHQVGKPEPLMDQLVGIVPPGGTVLDPFMGSATTGVAALRAGLQFVGAELSAGYFATAEQRLAATCKGIQR from the coding sequence ATGACCACTCGCCACACGACTGCACTCCCCTACGTGATTCACCGCGGCGACGCGCTGCGCATCCTTCGCGAACTCCCTGACGCAGCCGTCGACGCCGTCATCACCGACCCGCCGTACTGTTCGGGCGCACAGACCATGGCGGGTCGCGCTCGGCCCACCGGCGATAAGTACATCAACAAGAGCACCCAGACGCAGTTTCCCGACTTCGAGGGTGACTTCCGCGATCAGCGCGGTTTCCTGGCCTGGGCCAGCCTTTGGCTTTCCGAATGTCACCGCGTCACGCGGCCTGGCGGCCATCTGTTGGCCTTCATCGACTGGCGCATGCTGCCCACCATGACCGATGCCGTGCAGGTGGCCGGCTGGGTATGGCAGGGCATTGTGGTGTGGGACAAGACGAACGGTTGCCGACCGCAGCGCGGGCGCTTCCGTAGCCAGTCCGAGTACGTCGTATGGGCAAGCCGCGGCGCGATCGATACCGCGACCCATCCGGTGGTGCTGCCCGGCGTGATTCCCGTGCATCCTAGCCGCGGTGGCAAACACCACCAGGTGGGCAAACCTGAGCCGCTCATGGACCAGCTGGTCGGCATCGTGCCACCCGGCGGCACCGTGCTCGACCCCTTCATGGGAAGCGCGACGACGGGCGTTGCGGCGCTGCGCGCCGGCCTGCAGTTCGTCGGTGCGGAGCTGTCGGCTGGATATTTCGCCACTGCGGAACAGCGCCTGGCCGCGACCTGCAAGGGCATTCAGCGATAG
- a CDS encoding phage virion morphogenesis protein: MSDAFRQVEDWAAALLERFSPSERKRLAMDLARALRRSQSARIGDQLAPDGSPYPARKRRLRDKKGRIKRQKMFSRLRTARYLKATATADAAEVGFEGRTGRIATVHQYGDMDKVSPDGPRVRYPRRPLIGFTDGDRRAIRDQLIDRLAK; the protein is encoded by the coding sequence ATGAGCGACGCGTTCCGCCAGGTCGAGGATTGGGCCGCGGCTTTGCTCGAGCGGTTCTCTCCATCCGAGCGCAAGCGGCTGGCCATGGATCTGGCGCGCGCGCTGCGCCGCAGCCAGTCGGCCCGCATCGGCGACCAGCTAGCACCGGATGGCTCGCCCTATCCCGCACGAAAGCGCCGCTTGCGCGACAAGAAGGGACGCATCAAACGGCAGAAGATGTTCTCTCGCCTGCGCACGGCCCGCTACCTGAAGGCGACCGCGACGGCCGATGCCGCGGAGGTCGGCTTCGAAGGCCGGACCGGACGTATCGCTACCGTCCACCAATACGGCGACATGGACAAAGTGTCGCCCGATGGCCCACGCGTGCGCTATCCGCGCCGGCCGCTGATTGGCTTCACCGATGGTGATCGCCGCGCGATCCGCGACCAGCTGATCGACCGCCTCGCGAAGTAG
- a CDS encoding phage tail protein: MKKPDSLRDMLVSSCPDLRINPERLIMFIDDGRLVSTAAQGLSFEYAYTLHIVLTDFANDPDLIMVPLLAWVAVNQVELLDNDKLRETGITFEADLLDNAKVDLGIKLKLTERVVVRVKDGGVLAMEHADEPQVEARLASGRWELYLRDELVATWEVAAA, translated from the coding sequence GTGAAGAAGCCGGACAGCCTCCGCGACATGCTGGTGAGTTCCTGCCCGGACCTCCGTATCAACCCGGAGCGCCTGATCATGTTCATTGATGACGGCCGGCTGGTCTCGACGGCGGCGCAGGGGTTGAGCTTCGAATACGCGTATACGCTGCACATCGTGTTGACCGACTTCGCCAATGACCCGGACCTCATCATGGTCCCGCTGCTGGCCTGGGTGGCCGTCAATCAGGTCGAGTTGCTGGACAATGACAAGCTCCGCGAGACGGGAATCACCTTCGAAGCGGACCTGCTGGACAACGCGAAGGTCGACCTCGGGATCAAGCTCAAGCTCACCGAACGTGTGGTGGTACGGGTGAAGGATGGTGGCGTCCTCGCGATGGAGCACGCCGACGAGCCGCAAGTCGAGGCGCGCCTTGCTTCGGGCCGTTGGGAGCTGTATCTGCGCGACGAGCTGGTCGCCACATGGGAGGTGGCCGCGGCATGA
- a CDS encoding N-acetylmuramidase family protein has protein sequence MTLQHRLAGAGLKIVADGVYGPSTERAVRDWQRAHHLVVDGVAGPRTQAALLGLVDPRALRQDDIERAAGTLACEVAALQAVIEIESPNGGYLADGRVVILFERHVFWRQLDAAGIDPAGLGAPSSILSRERGGYLGGAAEYQRLALAKTYGVEPAMESCSWGRFQLMGLHALALGYTSASAMAAAFAGGEAEQLRAFVAFVQADDALLKSLRARKWAAFARAYNGPAFADNLYDTRLARAYVKHASATEPA, from the coding sequence ATGACGCTCCAGCACCGCTTGGCTGGTGCCGGCCTCAAAATCGTCGCGGACGGCGTGTATGGCCCCTCCACGGAGCGCGCCGTCAGGGATTGGCAGCGCGCCCACCACCTGGTGGTCGACGGTGTGGCCGGTCCGCGTACGCAGGCGGCGCTGCTTGGCCTCGTGGATCCGCGCGCGCTCCGCCAAGACGATATCGAGCGAGCCGCCGGCACGCTGGCCTGCGAGGTGGCAGCGCTCCAGGCGGTGATCGAGATCGAAAGCCCGAACGGCGGCTACCTGGCAGACGGCCGCGTGGTGATCCTGTTCGAGCGCCACGTGTTCTGGCGTCAGCTCGACGCCGCCGGCATTGACCCCGCCGGCCTTGGCGCGCCCAGCAGCATCCTCAGCCGTGAACGCGGTGGTTACCTCGGCGGCGCCGCGGAGTACCAGCGCCTCGCGCTGGCCAAGACCTACGGCGTCGAGCCGGCGATGGAATCCTGCAGCTGGGGCAGGTTCCAGCTTATGGGGCTGCATGCGCTAGCACTGGGATACACGAGCGCCAGTGCCATGGCTGCGGCATTCGCCGGTGGCGAGGCCGAGCAGCTGCGTGCCTTTGTTGCTTTCGTGCAGGCAGACGACGCCCTGCTGAAATCCCTTCGCGCGCGCAAATGGGCAGCGTTCGCCCGGGCCTACAACGGACCCGCCTTTGCCGACAACTTGTACGACACACGGCTCGCCAGAGCCTACGTCAAGCATGCTTCTGCCACGGAGCCAGCGTGA
- a CDS encoding phage holin family protein, which translates to MDHLLALLYLLANAITCMRLLIYRREGARFRPLVSLAAWVLIASTGGGALGLLVGLYPPSHVHLTDLGMAAVLCVLSLTARGDVAAILRTDHDPKSSYSARG; encoded by the coding sequence ATGGATCACCTGCTCGCTCTCTTGTACCTGCTGGCCAACGCCATCACCTGCATGCGGCTGCTGATCTACCGCCGCGAGGGCGCACGCTTTCGGCCGCTGGTGAGCCTTGCCGCCTGGGTGCTGATCGCCAGCACCGGCGGCGGCGCGCTCGGCCTGCTGGTTGGCCTGTATCCGCCGTCCCATGTGCATCTGACTGACCTCGGAATGGCCGCCGTGCTGTGCGTCCTCAGCCTCACTGCGCGCGGCGATGTCGCCGCCATCCTTCGGACCGACCATGACCCAAAGTCCTCCTACTCTGCGCGCGGGTGA
- a CDS encoding putative holin, giving the protein MAEPTSTTTLASLAAGVSAATLLPGIDGNAIIGAFAGAALVALNAKDVAWPSRVIYLVISWIVGYLAAPEVAARVGLHQTGVAAFLASAFAIAVTVNLLERVKTIDLNSWLRRGGS; this is encoded by the coding sequence ATGGCCGAACCGACCTCCACCACCACCCTCGCCAGCCTCGCCGCTGGCGTCAGCGCCGCCACGCTGCTGCCGGGCATCGATGGCAACGCGATCATCGGCGCCTTTGCCGGCGCGGCCCTTGTCGCACTGAACGCCAAGGACGTCGCCTGGCCTTCCCGGGTGATCTACCTGGTCATCAGCTGGATCGTCGGATACCTGGCGGCACCGGAGGTGGCGGCCCGCGTTGGCCTGCATCAAACCGGCGTGGCCGCCTTCTTGGCCTCGGCCTTCGCCATCGCCGTCACCGTCAATCTGCTCGAGCGCGTCAAGACCATCGACCTCAACAGCTGGTTGCGCCGCGGAGGCTCCTAA
- a CDS encoding tail protein X, producing the protein MLIRALQGETLDALCYRALGRTEGVTEAALAANPGLAELGPILPQGQLVDLPDATQATLTEAAMVQLWS; encoded by the coding sequence GTGCTGATCCGCGCGCTCCAAGGCGAAACCCTCGACGCGCTCTGCTACCGCGCTCTCGGCCGCACCGAGGGCGTCACCGAAGCGGCGCTGGCCGCCAATCCGGGTCTGGCCGAACTCGGGCCGATCCTGCCGCAAGGGCAGCTGGTGGATCTGCCCGACGCCACCCAAGCCACGCTGACCGAAGCTGCAATGGTGCAGCTCTGGTCCTGA
- a CDS encoding head completion/stabilization protein translates to MSGFVATAPASPAQPLSSGGWYPDIDPTEARAVMRLDGTVTNDRLVECLSNAMSSVEDELDEWQQQQRALGRERLADVPSKAINGVSRLVMLYKRAVVAYAQAELLEKYRELDTTGRGDRRADAMNETAEDYRRNVRYAVRDILGRPRATVELI, encoded by the coding sequence ATGTCCGGCTTCGTCGCTACCGCCCCTGCCAGCCCCGCTCAGCCCCTTTCGTCCGGCGGCTGGTATCCGGACATCGATCCGACCGAAGCGCGCGCCGTCATGCGGCTCGATGGCACGGTGACCAATGATCGCCTGGTCGAATGCCTGTCGAACGCCATGTCGTCGGTGGAGGACGAACTGGACGAGTGGCAGCAGCAGCAGCGCGCCCTGGGACGCGAACGTCTCGCCGACGTCCCCAGCAAAGCGATCAACGGCGTGTCGCGCCTGGTGATGCTGTACAAGCGCGCCGTGGTCGCCTACGCCCAGGCCGAGCTGCTTGAGAAGTACCGTGAACTCGATACCACCGGCCGCGGCGATCGCCGCGCGGATGCGATGAACGAAACTGCCGAGGATTACCGCCGCAACGTGCGTTACGCCGTGCGCGACATCCTCGGCCGGCCGCGCGCGACGGTGGAGTTGATCTAG